From a single Vibrio tubiashii genomic region:
- the sapA gene encoding ABC transporter substrate-binding protein SapA — translation MKAFIQFTLGLFSLSLLAGCGEEIDHDKIRQKGFVYCGQGGPSTFNPQLVDSGITTETLSPQLFNTLLTLDSQTYQPVPSLATKWSVNKEGTEYIFNLRKGVQFQTTAWFTPSRAMNAEDVVFSFRRIIDTTNPFHYVGSGLYPWFSGIDFQNLVVDVSALSNHRVKFTLNRPDNSFLSNIATSHAVIHSKEYAGQLELSDEKSMLDSHPVGTGPFYLAEYQVNDLIRLKRNNRYWQDRPKMEQVVFDISQRGTGTLAKLLRSECDVLNAPLSSQLPIIEQTSDVELTAKPAMNISFVAVNTSHPALNDARVRKALNYAINRQNILDSVYYGTGSQAYSVLPPSSWAYQKDSVQIRYDRNYAIALLREAGYSKGLELTMSVPLEPRAYNPSPRKTAELIQANLADVGIKLNLMTDDRYDRSNPNDNTNIDLHLTGWIANTGDPDNFLRPLLSCESKRAGLNVSSWCNPDFDFLLDLALEVDKPRYRQNLYKQAQNILNEEFPVIPLNHGMQLQAHHTSLRGFKVSPFNAQPFDTVERFK, via the coding sequence ATGAAAGCATTCATTCAGTTTACATTAGGTTTGTTCAGCCTCAGCCTATTAGCCGGTTGTGGTGAAGAGATTGACCATGACAAAATTCGTCAGAAGGGTTTTGTCTATTGTGGTCAAGGTGGTCCTTCGACTTTTAACCCTCAATTAGTCGATAGTGGCATTACAACCGAAACACTCAGCCCTCAGCTGTTTAATACCTTGCTGACCCTCGATAGCCAAACTTATCAGCCAGTGCCAAGCCTCGCGACCAAATGGTCTGTCAATAAAGAAGGCACGGAATACATCTTTAATTTGCGTAAAGGTGTCCAGTTCCAAACAACCGCTTGGTTTACACCTTCCAGAGCGATGAACGCGGAAGATGTGGTGTTTAGTTTTAGACGCATTATTGATACTACCAATCCTTTTCACTATGTTGGAAGCGGGCTTTACCCTTGGTTCAGTGGTATTGATTTTCAAAACCTAGTTGTTGACGTTTCAGCGCTATCCAATCACAGAGTGAAGTTTACACTTAACCGACCTGACAATAGCTTTCTGTCGAACATTGCGACCAGTCACGCGGTTATCCACTCAAAAGAGTATGCAGGGCAACTTGAGCTCAGTGATGAGAAAAGTATGCTCGACAGTCACCCTGTTGGCACTGGTCCATTCTACCTAGCCGAATATCAAGTCAATGACCTCATCCGTCTTAAACGCAATAATCGATATTGGCAAGACCGACCAAAGATGGAACAGGTCGTGTTCGACATATCTCAACGCGGCACAGGCACTTTGGCAAAACTACTGCGCAGTGAATGTGACGTGCTCAACGCACCGCTCTCTAGTCAATTACCAATTATCGAGCAAACATCAGATGTTGAGTTAACCGCAAAGCCTGCCATGAACATCTCTTTCGTTGCCGTGAACACTTCTCACCCTGCTCTTAATGATGCTCGCGTGCGTAAAGCGCTTAACTATGCCATCAACCGTCAGAATATTTTGGATTCGGTCTACTACGGCACAGGTAGTCAGGCGTATTCGGTTTTGCCGCCTTCTTCGTGGGCCTATCAAAAAGATTCGGTACAAATTCGCTATGATCGCAACTACGCTATCGCACTGTTACGTGAAGCGGGTTATAGCAAAGGATTAGAGCTGACAATGTCGGTTCCATTGGAGCCACGTGCTTACAACCCGAGCCCAAGAAAAACGGCAGAGTTGATTCAAGCAAACTTAGCTGATGTGGGGATTAAGCTCAATTTGATGACAGATGATAGATACGATCGCAGCAATCCCAATGACAATACAAACATTGACCTCCACTTGACGGGTTGGATCGCCAATACCGGGGATCCTGACAACTTTTTAAGGCCGCTTCTCTCTTGTGAGTCAAAACGCGCTGGCCTCAATGTTTCAAGTTGGTGTAACCCTGACTTCGACTTTCTACTCGACCTTGCGTTGGAAGTCGATAAGCCTCGCTATAGGCAGAACCTTTATAAACAGGCACAGAACATACTTAATGAAGAATTCCCTGTGATCCCACTAAATCATGGCATGCAGCTACAAGCGCATCACACCTCACTTAGAGGATTTAAGGTTAGCCCATTCAATGCGCAGCCGTTTGATACTGTCGAGAGGTTCAAGTAA
- the pspF gene encoding phage shock protein operon transcriptional activator codes for MQQNLIGESPAFLSVLDKVSKLAAIERPVLIIGERGTGKELIAQRLHYLSKCWDQPLISLNCSTLSEGLIDSELFGHEQGSFTGSKGRHKGRFERAENGTLFLDELATAPLLVQEKLLRVIEYGQYERVGGHQLLNANVRLVCATNADLPQMASEGAFRADLLDRLAFDVIHLPPLRERQEDILLLAEYYAIKMCRELGFEYFVGFSTPAEQSLLSYHWPGNVRELKNVIERAVYQHGMQEAPIEQLVFDPFQSSWQSIHPEQETTAAPEAPEFQFPIDYKQWQEQQDQLILTEALKQSQFNQRKAAELLGLSYHQLRGMVRKYDLTNLS; via the coding sequence ATGCAGCAAAACCTTATTGGCGAATCCCCTGCCTTTCTTTCTGTACTAGACAAGGTATCTAAGTTAGCCGCGATTGAGCGACCAGTATTGATCATTGGCGAAAGAGGAACTGGTAAAGAATTGATTGCTCAGCGACTTCACTACTTATCAAAATGTTGGGATCAGCCGTTGATTTCACTCAACTGCTCTACCCTCAGCGAAGGCTTGATTGATTCAGAGCTTTTTGGTCATGAGCAAGGCTCATTCACCGGCTCTAAGGGGCGTCATAAGGGGCGATTTGAACGCGCTGAAAATGGCACCCTATTTTTAGATGAGTTGGCCACGGCACCATTGCTAGTGCAAGAAAAACTTCTCCGAGTGATCGAATACGGTCAATATGAGCGTGTTGGTGGTCATCAGCTCTTGAATGCCAATGTGCGTCTCGTCTGTGCCACCAATGCAGATTTGCCTCAAATGGCGAGTGAAGGCGCTTTTCGTGCCGATTTACTCGACAGGCTGGCATTTGATGTTATCCATTTACCGCCTCTTCGCGAACGACAAGAAGATATCCTATTACTGGCCGAATACTACGCAATTAAGATGTGCCGTGAGCTGGGCTTCGAGTACTTTGTCGGCTTTTCGACTCCAGCAGAACAAAGTTTGCTTAGCTATCATTGGCCAGGAAATGTGCGCGAATTGAAAAACGTGATTGAAAGAGCGGTTTACCAACACGGCATGCAAGAAGCCCCTATTGAGCAACTCGTCTTTGACCCTTTCCAATCGTCGTGGCAGAGCATACACCCAGAGCAAGAAACAACAGCTGCCCCTGAAGCGCCTGAGTTTCAATTCCCAATCGACTATAAACAGTGGCAAGAACAACAGGACCAACTCATACTTACTGAAGCATTAAAGCAAAGCCAGTTTAATCAAAGGAAGGCGGCTGAACTACTTGGGTTAAGTTATCACCAATTGCGAGGCATGGTTCGTAAGTATGACCTGACGAACCTCAGTTAA
- the pspA gene encoding phage shock protein PspA, producing the protein MGIFSRFADIVNSNISALLDKAEDPEKMIRLIIQEMEDTLVEVRTNSAKAIADKKELARKVESMEAAIDEWQQKATLALTKQREDLARSALIEKQKLQDMLKGLHTEQTLVEETIDKLTGEISKLETKITETRAKQQALAIRSQTASNRRDVQKHLHTARTSEAMAKFEQYSRKIDEMEAEADLYAKTGNAKSLDQEFAELQAQDEIEKELEKLKQQMEDKK; encoded by the coding sequence ATGGGTATTTTCTCTCGATTCGCAGACATCGTTAATTCAAACATCAGTGCTCTATTAGATAAAGCAGAAGATCCTGAAAAAATGATCCGCTTAATCATTCAGGAAATGGAAGATACGTTAGTTGAAGTAAGAACTAACTCGGCAAAAGCGATTGCTGATAAGAAAGAGTTGGCACGCAAAGTTGAGTCAATGGAAGCGGCCATTGATGAGTGGCAGCAAAAAGCGACCTTAGCGTTAACTAAGCAGCGCGAAGATCTTGCAAGATCGGCATTGATTGAAAAGCAAAAACTGCAAGATATGCTAAAAGGTCTGCACACCGAGCAAACCTTAGTTGAAGAGACGATCGATAAGTTAACGGGTGAAATCAGCAAGCTAGAAACAAAAATTACCGAGACTCGCGCTAAGCAACAGGCTTTAGCGATTCGCAGTCAAACAGCCTCTAACCGCCGAGATGTTCAAAAACATCTGCATACTGCGCGTACCAGCGAAGCCATGGCTAAGTTTGAGCAATACTCGCGCAAGATTGATGAGATGGAAGCTGAAGCCGATTTGTATGCAAAAACGGGCAACGCTAAATCTTTAGATCAAGAGTTTGCGGAGCTACAAGCTCAAGATGAAATTGAAAAAGAGTTAGAAAAGCTCAAGCAACAGATGGAAGATAAAAAGTAA
- the pspB gene encoding envelope stress response membrane protein PspB: MSSFFIAGPLIVFLIFVAPLWLFLHYRSKKNASTGLSQEDLQRLESLSEKAASMQSRVDTLERILDTESPSWRRRYE, encoded by the coding sequence ATGTCGTCATTTTTCATTGCTGGTCCACTGATCGTATTTCTGATTTTCGTTGCTCCTCTATGGTTGTTTTTACACTACCGAAGTAAGAAGAATGCAAGCACAGGTTTATCTCAAGAAGATTTACAGCGACTAGAGTCTTTATCAGAAAAGGCTGCCAGTATGCAAAGTCGAGTCGATACGTTAGAGCGTATTTTAGATACAGAATCACCGAGCTGGAGGCGCCGCTATGAATAA
- the pspC gene encoding envelope stress response membrane protein PspC, giving the protein MNKRELYRDTVNGKITGVCAGLANYFALEVWLVRILVISAALLGGSFLVILAYIAMTLMIEKQPPNYVEAIKTEQEHKLKNKPWKQGQTPEMLLNTIEKDFHNLENQIRDLEAYVTSDAFKVDKEFKTL; this is encoded by the coding sequence ATGAATAAGCGTGAGTTATACCGCGATACTGTTAATGGAAAGATCACTGGCGTATGTGCAGGCTTGGCTAACTACTTTGCGTTGGAAGTGTGGTTAGTGCGCATCTTGGTGATTTCAGCAGCTCTACTGGGCGGTAGTTTCTTGGTTATTCTTGCCTATATCGCGATGACGTTGATGATCGAAAAGCAGCCGCCTAACTATGTAGAAGCGATCAAAACCGAGCAAGAGCACAAGCTTAAAAACAAGCCTTGGAAGCAAGGTCAAACCCCTGAAATGTTACTCAACACGATTGAGAAAGACTTTCATAACTTAGAAAACCAAATTCGCGATCTTGAAGCTTACGTCACTTCAGATGCGTTTAAAGTCGATAAAGAGTTTAAAACGCTATAG
- a CDS encoding efflux RND transporter periplasmic adaptor subunit, with protein MRKSILFLATAAVLSGCGKELPPVPEPDSRPAKLFTVSIGNAQFERTFPATSEAGDKAVLAFRVPGQLQSIDVVAGQPVNKGDVLAALNPDEYTLLAKQAEAQYRLTDVQYQRYKKLRKDKVVSEQDFDEAKAKRNSARATLEQAQANLRYTRLVAPYNGTISIVPAEAHEYIAAKEGVMNIQTTQLMKVIFQLPDHLLNRFASGLNLTAHMTFDAFPGTEYELMFQEVDTEADPKTGSYKVTMVMERPEDVGILPGMAGSIHVAVESTGATRIPQSALMEENGQTYVWRVDSQGIVAKALVELNDKQQVQSGLNEGDQIVVSGVNGIESGIKVREWIKERGL; from the coding sequence ATGCGCAAATCCATTTTGTTTCTTGCGACGGCTGCTGTATTGAGTGGTTGTGGCAAGGAACTCCCTCCTGTTCCCGAGCCTGATTCAAGGCCAGCTAAACTATTTACTGTTTCCATCGGCAATGCTCAGTTTGAACGTACTTTTCCAGCTACTTCTGAAGCTGGTGATAAAGCCGTTCTTGCCTTTCGTGTTCCCGGTCAACTCCAGTCTATTGATGTGGTTGCGGGCCAACCCGTCAATAAAGGCGATGTGCTGGCCGCACTCAACCCCGATGAGTACACGCTTTTAGCCAAGCAAGCGGAAGCTCAATATCGCCTTACCGATGTGCAATATCAGCGCTATAAAAAACTCCGCAAAGACAAAGTGGTGTCAGAGCAAGACTTTGATGAAGCGAAAGCCAAACGAAATTCCGCCAGAGCTACTTTGGAACAAGCACAAGCCAACTTACGCTACACACGCTTAGTGGCGCCGTACAACGGCACTATATCTATTGTTCCTGCTGAAGCTCATGAGTACATTGCCGCCAAAGAAGGGGTGATGAACATTCAGACGACCCAATTGATGAAAGTGATTTTCCAACTTCCTGATCATCTTCTTAATCGCTTCGCTAGTGGTCTTAATCTGACAGCGCACATGACCTTTGACGCGTTTCCGGGAACCGAATATGAACTCATGTTCCAAGAGGTGGATACCGAAGCCGATCCGAAAACGGGCTCCTATAAAGTGACCATGGTGATGGAAAGGCCAGAAGATGTCGGCATTTTACCCGGCATGGCAGGTTCCATTCATGTCGCAGTTGAATCTACTGGCGCGACGCGTATTCCTCAGTCGGCGCTAATGGAAGAGAATGGTCAGACTTACGTCTGGCGAGTCGATTCACAAGGCATAGTTGCAAAAGCATTAGTTGAACTAAATGATAAACAGCAAGTGCAAAGTGGCTTAAACGAAGGCGATCAGATCGTTGTATCTGGTGTGAATGGCATCGAGTCTGGGATTAAGGTTCGAGAGTGGATCAAAGAGCGAGGGCTGTAA
- a CDS encoding efflux RND transporter periplasmic adaptor subunit, producing MKQWLNLCALSSAALLAGCGGEPQYVDFGTPKVKVLALSNQVVNEDRLYFPAVANAAERSHLSFRVAGEISKIYVKEGDHLKQGDLIAELDPTDYKLEVDNASARYSVVDSQYKRSKPLVDKGLLAKSQFDEIAANRQIAYAELQLAKLRLSFTKLKAPVDGIISRVNVDQFENIQVGQQVVNIHSVENVEVLIQLPDQLHASQPTQESLENIEAVVRVPSGNEYNATIKEFTTEPDPATGTFTVTLTLPMPEEEYILDGMAVEVTSKGKDVGLELKGGVQVPIEAIFNGDGDSLDRQSKYVWVLNADNSVNKQKVVTGKASKDAIQILDGLSSDQSVVIAGVSRLREGMQVQVVKQEAGNE from the coding sequence ATGAAGCAATGGTTAAATCTATGTGCGCTCTCTTCGGCCGCACTGTTAGCAGGGTGTGGTGGAGAACCACAGTATGTGGATTTTGGTACACCTAAAGTGAAAGTGTTGGCACTTTCCAACCAAGTCGTAAACGAAGACCGTCTCTATTTTCCTGCAGTAGCAAACGCGGCAGAACGCTCGCACTTAAGCTTCCGCGTGGCAGGGGAAATCAGCAAGATCTACGTTAAAGAAGGTGATCACCTTAAACAAGGTGACTTGATTGCTGAATTAGATCCTACCGACTACAAACTTGAAGTTGATAATGCTAGCGCGCGTTATAGCGTGGTAGATAGTCAGTACAAGCGCTCTAAGCCGCTTGTTGATAAAGGTTTGTTGGCGAAGTCTCAATTCGATGAGATTGCAGCCAATCGCCAGATAGCTTACGCAGAACTTCAATTAGCCAAACTTCGTTTATCTTTTACTAAATTGAAAGCACCTGTTGATGGGATTATCTCACGCGTTAACGTTGACCAGTTTGAGAATATTCAGGTTGGTCAGCAAGTCGTCAATATCCACAGTGTTGAAAATGTCGAGGTGTTGATTCAACTTCCTGATCAACTCCATGCCAGCCAACCGACTCAAGAGTCGTTAGAAAACATTGAAGCGGTTGTGCGAGTACCGAGTGGCAATGAATACAATGCGACTATCAAAGAATTTACCACTGAGCCTGATCCGGCGACCGGTACATTTACCGTGACTTTGACACTACCTATGCCTGAAGAAGAGTACATTCTGGATGGTATGGCAGTAGAGGTAACGTCTAAGGGTAAAGATGTTGGTCTAGAGCTTAAAGGTGGCGTTCAAGTGCCTATTGAAGCCATTTTCAATGGTGATGGCGACTCACTAGATAGACAAAGCAAATATGTTTGGGTGCTCAATGCAGATAACTCTGTCAATAAGCAAAAAGTCGTGACTGGCAAGGCGAGTAAAGACGCCATTCAAATTCTTGATGGGTTAAGTAGTGACCAATCGGTTGTGATAGCAGGTGTTTCTAGATTAAGGGAAGGAATGCAGGTGCAAGTAGTTAAGCAGGAGGCGGGTAATGAGTGA
- a CDS encoding efflux RND transporter permease subunit, which produces MSEHKNNSPQSDDDVTGIAAYFIRNRVISWMISLIFLIGGAAAFFGLGRLEDPAFTIKDAMVVTSYPGATPQQVEEEVTYPIEKAIQQLTYVDEVNSISSRGLSQITVSMKNNYGPDDLPQIWDELRRKVNDLKGQLPPGVNDPSVIDDFGDVYGILLAVTGDGYSYKELLDYVDYLRRELELIDGVSKVSVSGEQQEQVFIEISMKRLSTLGIAPNTVFNLLSTQNVVSDAGAIRIGDEYIRIHPTGEFKNVDQLGDLIITESGAQGLIYLKDVADITRGYVEVPSNIVTFNGELALNLGVSFAQGVNVVEVGQRFDRRLAELKYQQPVGVEISEIYSQPKEVDKSVSGFVVSLGQAVAIVIIVLLFFMGLRSGLLIGLILLLTVLGTFIFMKYFAIDLQRISLGALVIALGMLVDNAIVVVEGILIGTQKGRTRMQAATDIVTQTKWPLLGATVIAVTAFAPIGLSEDATGEYCGTLFSVLLISLMLSWFTAISLTPFFADIFFKGQKFKQDGAESDPYNGMIFVVYKGFLEFCMKRAWLTVVVLILGLAASIVGFTQVKQSFFPSSTTPIFQADIWLPEGTDIRATNTKLKALESWLSDQEGVEHITTTAGKGLQRFMLTYAPEKSYAAYGEITTRVADYEQLASLMTNFRLHLEDKFPEINYKLKQIELGPGGGAKIEARIIGSDPTVLRGIAKQVEDIMHADPGATNIRHDWRERTKVLEPQFNESQARRYGISKSDVDEFLAMSFSGKSIGVYRDGTTLMPIVARLPEDERVDIRNIEGMKIWSPALSEYIPLQQVTMGYDIRWEDPIIVRKNRKRMLTVFADPDLLGEETAATLQARLMPQIEAIELPPGYSLEWGGEYESSGDAQESLFTTMPMGYLFMFLVTVFLFNSVKEPLIVWLTVPLAIIGVTTGLLALNTPFGFMALLGFLSLSGMLLKNGIVLLDQIEIEMHSGKDPYVAVVDAALSRVRPVCMAAITTILGMIPLLPDIFFKPMAVTIMFGLGFATVLTLIVVPVLYRLFHKVKVPN; this is translated from the coding sequence ATGAGTGAACATAAGAATAACTCGCCGCAAAGCGATGATGATGTAACGGGTATCGCGGCTTACTTTATCCGTAACCGTGTGATCAGTTGGATGATCTCGTTAATCTTCTTGATTGGTGGTGCTGCGGCTTTCTTTGGTTTAGGTCGATTGGAAGACCCTGCATTTACCATCAAAGATGCCATGGTTGTCACTTCCTACCCAGGTGCGACGCCTCAGCAAGTTGAAGAAGAGGTGACTTATCCGATAGAGAAGGCTATCCAGCAGCTAACCTATGTCGATGAAGTCAACTCCATTTCAAGTCGCGGTTTATCGCAAATAACCGTTTCGATGAAAAACAACTACGGTCCCGATGATTTACCCCAGATTTGGGATGAGTTACGCCGAAAAGTGAACGATCTAAAAGGTCAGCTACCGCCGGGGGTGAATGACCCATCGGTGATTGATGACTTTGGTGACGTTTACGGCATCTTGCTAGCGGTAACAGGTGATGGCTACAGCTACAAAGAGCTACTCGATTATGTGGACTATCTACGTCGAGAGCTGGAGCTTATCGATGGTGTCAGCAAGGTGTCGGTCTCCGGAGAACAGCAAGAGCAGGTCTTTATCGAGATTTCGATGAAGCGTTTGAGCACTCTTGGAATCGCACCGAATACGGTATTTAACTTGTTATCCACTCAGAACGTGGTTTCTGATGCGGGCGCAATTCGAATCGGTGATGAATACATTCGAATCCATCCTACAGGTGAGTTCAAAAATGTTGATCAGCTCGGTGATTTAATCATTACTGAGAGTGGTGCGCAGGGACTGATCTACTTGAAAGACGTCGCTGACATTACCCGTGGTTATGTTGAAGTTCCGAGCAATATTGTCACGTTCAATGGTGAACTAGCGCTTAACTTAGGGGTTTCCTTTGCTCAAGGGGTAAACGTTGTTGAAGTAGGTCAACGCTTTGACCGACGTTTAGCTGAACTTAAGTACCAGCAGCCGGTAGGTGTCGAAATCTCTGAGATCTACAGCCAACCTAAAGAAGTTGATAAGTCTGTAAGCGGATTTGTCGTCAGCCTAGGTCAAGCGGTCGCGATCGTTATCATCGTACTGCTGTTCTTTATGGGACTAAGATCAGGCCTGTTGATTGGTCTTATTTTGTTACTCACCGTTCTGGGTACTTTCATATTTATGAAGTACTTTGCTATCGATTTACAACGTATCTCCCTAGGTGCTCTGGTTATCGCTTTAGGTATGCTGGTGGATAATGCCATAGTGGTGGTCGAAGGGATATTGATTGGCACGCAGAAAGGGCGGACGCGGATGCAAGCCGCCACAGACATCGTGACTCAGACCAAGTGGCCGTTGCTCGGTGCGACAGTGATTGCAGTGACCGCATTTGCGCCAATCGGTTTGTCGGAGGACGCGACAGGTGAGTATTGTGGCACCTTGTTTAGCGTGCTTCTTATTTCGCTGATGTTGAGCTGGTTTACGGCTATTTCTCTTACTCCATTCTTTGCTGATATTTTCTTCAAAGGTCAGAAATTCAAGCAAGATGGAGCAGAAAGCGATCCGTACAATGGAATGATCTTTGTGGTGTACAAAGGCTTCCTTGAGTTCTGTATGAAGCGTGCTTGGTTAACCGTCGTTGTGCTTATTCTGGGTTTAGCTGCGAGCATTGTTGGCTTTACGCAAGTTAAGCAGTCGTTCTTCCCATCTTCGACTACACCTATCTTCCAAGCAGACATCTGGTTGCCTGAAGGAACCGATATTCGTGCAACAAACACCAAACTGAAAGCTTTGGAGTCTTGGTTATCTGACCAAGAAGGTGTCGAGCACATTACCACTACGGCTGGTAAAGGCCTGCAACGTTTTATGCTGACCTATGCGCCAGAGAAGAGCTATGCAGCGTATGGTGAAATCACGACTAGGGTGGCTGATTACGAACAACTTGCTAGCTTAATGACAAACTTTAGGCTCCATTTGGAGGACAAGTTCCCTGAAATTAACTACAAGCTTAAACAGATTGAACTTGGCCCAGGTGGTGGTGCGAAAATCGAAGCTCGTATTATTGGCTCAGATCCAACGGTACTGCGTGGAATAGCTAAGCAAGTTGAAGACATCATGCACGCGGATCCAGGCGCAACTAACATTCGTCACGATTGGCGTGAACGTACGAAAGTGCTTGAGCCGCAGTTTAACGAAAGCCAAGCTCGTCGTTACGGTATCAGTAAGTCTGATGTGGATGAGTTTCTTGCGATGTCATTCTCTGGCAAGTCGATTGGTGTTTACCGAGATGGTACGACCTTGATGCCGATAGTGGCACGCTTACCAGAAGATGAACGTGTCGACATTCGAAATATCGAAGGTATGAAGATATGGAGTCCTGCACTTAGCGAGTACATCCCGCTGCAACAAGTCACTATGGGCTACGATATTCGTTGGGAAGACCCAATCATTGTGCGTAAGAACCGTAAGCGTATGCTAACAGTTTTTGCGGATCCTGATTTGCTAGGTGAAGAGACTGCCGCGACACTTCAAGCTCGTCTAATGCCGCAAATTGAAGCGATTGAGCTGCCACCGGGCTATTCATTAGAGTGGGGTGGTGAGTATGAGTCTTCGGGTGATGCCCAAGAGTCACTCTTTACTACCATGCCGATGGGTTACCTGTTTATGTTCTTAGTTACCGTGTTCTTGTTTAACTCGGTGAAAGAGCCATTGATCGTCTGGTTAACAGTACCACTAGCAATTATTGGTGTGACAACGGGCCTACTGGCATTGAATACCCCATTTGGCTTTATGGCCTTGCTCGGTTTCTTGAGCTTGTCCGGTATGCTACTTAAGAACGGGATTGTTTTGTTGGATCAGATCGAGATTGAAATGCACTCGGGTAAAGACCCATATGTGGCAGTCGTTGACGCAGCATTAAGTCGTGTTCGTCCTGTTTGTATGGCGGCGATTACGACGATCTTGGGTATGATTCCTTTGCTTCCAGACATCTTCTTCAAGCCAATGGCGGTAACCATCATGTTTGGTTTAGGTTTTGCGACAGTACTGACACTTATTGTCGTACCAGTGTTGTATCGTCTGTTCCACAAAGTAAAAGTGCCTAACTAA
- a CDS encoding DNA-3-methyladenine glycosylase I, whose product MSKDTTCAWAMNHELEREYHDAEWGVPVYDDKVLFEFITLEGAQAGLSWITILKKREGYRAAFEGYDLSRLSQYDESQVERIIENYDVVKHRGKITSVFGNARAALALIEEYGSLSKALWQFVDGKPIVNNWTQMSDVPASTEQSKAMSKFLKKKGFKFVGETICYAFMQAVGMVDDHLVDCPKKGAK is encoded by the coding sequence ATGAGCAAGGATACAACTTGTGCTTGGGCGATGAATCATGAACTTGAGCGCGAATACCACGATGCTGAGTGGGGCGTGCCTGTTTATGATGACAAAGTACTGTTTGAGTTCATAACTTTAGAAGGGGCTCAGGCAGGGCTGAGTTGGATTACGATTCTAAAGAAACGTGAGGGTTACCGAGCCGCATTTGAAGGCTATGACTTGTCTCGTCTGTCGCAGTATGATGAAAGTCAGGTCGAGCGAATTATCGAAAACTATGATGTCGTCAAACACCGAGGCAAGATTACCTCTGTATTTGGAAATGCACGTGCGGCTTTGGCACTGATTGAAGAATATGGCAGCTTATCGAAAGCTTTGTGGCAGTTTGTTGATGGTAAACCGATCGTAAATAACTGGACGCAAATGAGTGATGTGCCTGCTTCGACAGAGCAATCGAAGGCAATGAGCAAGTTTCTCAAAAAGAAAGGCTTTAAGTTTGTGGGCGAAACGATCTGCTACGCCTTTATGCAAGCGGTCGGTATGGTTGATGATCACCTAGTTGACTGCCCAAAGAAAGGGGCTAAATAA
- a CDS encoding lipase secretion chaperone, with protein sequence MKKTVLITISVITSIGFGAVLYLSERQPETPAPILSQADVDVDTTTPKHFFDFSLSSLGEQSLDEIKKKVNDRASTESKLSNEEVLFATYLEYKEALAELEPLQATQLIALDLEQLHAQILALQSRYFSEQEIKLLFEEENLLRQLAINKARITENDLDAEQKKSLLEGQLNDMPNYIQAAEKNNLLVVELDSVSKLDDQDKYIARIELVGEDGAKRLAELDQQRENFQATLDSYLESRDELLTSDSLSEQDKKLQIAQLRENSFDSTQLRRVQALERIHDQSR encoded by the coding sequence ATGAAAAAGACCGTTCTAATCACCATTTCTGTCATCACTTCAATTGGATTCGGAGCGGTCTTATATTTGTCCGAGAGGCAACCAGAAACTCCAGCCCCGATCCTTTCTCAAGCTGATGTAGACGTTGACACAACTACCCCCAAACACTTTTTTGACTTTTCACTCAGCAGCTTAGGCGAACAAAGTCTTGATGAGATTAAAAAGAAAGTGAATGACCGTGCTTCAACAGAGAGCAAGTTGAGTAACGAGGAAGTGTTGTTTGCTACTTATTTGGAGTACAAAGAAGCATTAGCGGAGCTTGAGCCTTTGCAAGCGACCCAACTTATTGCTCTAGACCTCGAACAACTTCACGCGCAGATCTTAGCATTACAGTCTCGCTACTTCTCTGAGCAAGAAATAAAGCTGCTATTTGAAGAAGAGAATCTGTTGCGCCAATTGGCGATTAACAAAGCGAGAATCACTGAAAATGATTTGGATGCCGAGCAAAAAAAGAGCTTACTAGAAGGCCAACTCAATGACATGCCTAACTACATTCAGGCAGCAGAAAAAAACAATCTGCTGGTTGTAGAATTGGACTCTGTCTCAAAGCTTGATGACCAAGACAAATATATCGCAAGAATCGAGTTAGTTGGCGAAGATGGGGCTAAGCGATTGGCGGAACTCGATCAGCAACGTGAGAATTTTCAAGCAACATTGGATTCCTACTTAGAAAGCAGAGATGAGCTACTTACATCTGACTCTCTATCCGAGCAAGATAAAAAGCTACAGATTGCACAGCTTAGAGAAAATAGCTTCGATTCAACACAGCTGCGACGTGTCCAAGCACTTGAGAGGATTCATGACCAAAGTCGTTAG